From one Pseudomonas fluorescens genomic stretch:
- a CDS encoding helix-turn-helix domain-containing protein, with amino-acid sequence MQHIPKLYAPDDSLRLGDTTLAEGVGVPLAFGHAYMVLLVCLSGRAYFTLNFKEHAVRRGDVLILAEDTIVLLKRRSRGFRVFFCLMPKALAAEVAYPLPNPLFVFLHDHPHCVPATADRPLLDGWLLQMGDIARSGATYRHIMLRNQLQNFFLKIAEQLPSLEKGSSEFSRKEMLSWRFWELIGKNCIRHRDVKFYADALNITPFYLSQLTKAHFNDSPKGLIDRQVTLEIKALLSYSNLAIGQIADALNFADASYLCRYFKRQTGVSLSRYRRHEQEGSAANKTGGA; translated from the coding sequence ATGCAGCACATTCCCAAACTTTATGCGCCTGACGATTCGCTCCGGCTGGGCGACACCACGCTGGCCGAAGGGGTAGGGGTGCCGCTTGCTTTCGGTCATGCGTACATGGTGCTGCTGGTGTGCCTGTCCGGGCGTGCCTACTTCACCCTCAACTTCAAAGAGCATGCGGTCCGTCGCGGTGATGTGCTGATACTGGCGGAGGACACCATTGTCTTGCTCAAGCGTCGCTCACGCGGCTTCAGGGTGTTTTTCTGCCTGATGCCCAAAGCCCTTGCGGCGGAGGTTGCCTACCCATTGCCGAACCCGTTGTTCGTGTTTCTGCATGACCATCCCCATTGCGTACCCGCAACCGCAGACAGGCCGCTGCTGGACGGCTGGCTGCTGCAGATGGGCGATATTGCGCGCAGCGGTGCCACCTACCGGCACATCATGCTGCGCAACCAGTTGCAGAACTTCTTTCTGAAGATTGCCGAGCAACTGCCAAGCCTGGAAAAAGGCAGCAGCGAGTTCAGCCGCAAGGAGATGCTCAGTTGGCGTTTTTGGGAATTGATCGGCAAAAACTGCATCCGCCACCGCGACGTGAAGTTCTATGCCGATGCGCTCAATATCACCCCGTTCTACCTGTCACAGCTCACCAAAGCGCATTTCAACGACAGCCCCAAAGGCCTGATTGATCGGCAGGTGACCCTGGAGATCAAAGCGCTGCTTTCGTACAGCAACCTGGCGATCGGGCAAATAGCGGACGCGCTCAACTTCGCTGACGCGTCGTACTTGTGCCGCTATTTCAAGCGGCAAACCGGGGTGTCGCTGTCGCGCTATCGCAGGCATGAGCAGGAGGGGAGCGCAGCCAACAAAACAGGTGGCGCCTGA
- a CDS encoding GNAT family N-acetyltransferase — protein sequence MRLETQRLLLRPWQDTDAADLYEYAQDERVGPVAGWPPHTSVENSAEIIRTVFNHPEVYAVELKENRRAVGCVGILIGGNSNFEISEQEGEIAYWIGVPYWGKGLIPEAVREVMRHAFETLKLKALWCGYFANNTQSFAVQSKCGLRHHHTEENKYNPFLNDYRTEHISCITYPQWLEQSKAAGC from the coding sequence ATGAGACTTGAAACACAACGGCTACTGCTACGCCCCTGGCAAGACACGGATGCCGCGGATCTTTACGAATATGCCCAAGACGAGCGCGTCGGCCCCGTCGCCGGTTGGCCCCCGCACACCAGTGTGGAAAACAGCGCCGAGATCATTCGCACCGTGTTCAATCACCCCGAGGTCTATGCGGTCGAGCTGAAGGAGAACCGTCGTGCGGTGGGTTGCGTCGGCATTCTTATCGGTGGCAACAGCAATTTCGAGATCAGTGAGCAGGAAGGCGAAATTGCCTATTGGATCGGCGTGCCGTACTGGGGCAAAGGCCTGATTCCGGAAGCCGTGCGTGAAGTGATGCGCCACGCCTTCGAAACCCTGAAGCTCAAAGCCCTGTGGTGTGGCTACTTTGCCAACAACACCCAGTCGTTTGCCGTGCAATCGAAGTGTGGTTTGCGCCATCACCACACTGAAGAAAACAAATACAACCCATTCCTCAACGACTATCGGACTGAACACATCAGCTGCATCACTTACCCGCAGTGGCTGGAGCAGAGCAAAGCGGCAGGCTGCTGA
- a CDS encoding DJ-1/PfpI family protein, whose protein sequence is MARVGLILTPGFADWEYAFIAGTASPFYGIDVRFFAPTTGQLHSQGGLTVTVDSGLQHCLDWKPDVVAVIGGMVWERAEAPDIRDFLHASRASGATIAGICGATLALARAGLLDTVPHTSNSADFLQQNAAGYGGRTLYRSSPVAVVADRIITAPGPAPVSFTCAVFEAAGLSSALISQFRSMLAAEHG, encoded by the coding sequence ATGGCACGCGTGGGTTTGATACTGACACCGGGTTTTGCGGACTGGGAATACGCATTCATAGCGGGAACGGCGTCCCCCTTTTACGGGATCGACGTCAGGTTTTTCGCTCCGACTACGGGGCAGCTCCACTCGCAGGGCGGATTGACTGTCACTGTCGATAGCGGCTTGCAACACTGTCTTGACTGGAAACCGGACGTTGTCGCCGTTATTGGAGGCATGGTCTGGGAGCGGGCAGAGGCTCCGGATATTCGAGACTTTCTTCATGCCAGTCGCGCAAGTGGAGCGACCATCGCCGGCATCTGTGGTGCAACGCTGGCACTTGCCAGAGCCGGGCTGCTCGACACGGTTCCTCATACCTCGAACAGCGCTGATTTCTTGCAACAGAATGCCGCAGGTTATGGGGGGCGCACGCTGTATCGAAGCAGTCCGGTAGCGGTGGTTGCAGACCGCATCATAACGGCTCCAGGCCCTGCCCCCGTAAGCTTCACCTGCGCCGTGTTCGAAGCTGCCGGGCTATCTTCAGCGCTGATTTCGCAGTTCAGATCAATGCTGGCAGCGGAACATGGGTGA
- a CDS encoding aminotransferase class V-fold PLP-dependent enzyme encodes MSKLYPSIDPEGLVEYSVVYTDRSLNHMSQSFQGVMNNISRTLKQVYNAQAVAVVPGSGTFGMEAVARQLATDQQCLVIRNGWFSYRWSQILEMGNIPAATTVLKARPVDTGRQAAYGPPPLDEVLAAIEASRPQIVFAPHVETSSGIILPDDYLRAVGDAVHAVGGLFVLDCIASGTIWVDMHKCAVDLLISAPQKGWSASPCCALVMLSALALERIEQTQSSSFACDLKKWLQIMQAYEQGGHAYHATMPSDSLARFNEVMKEMQAYGFDKVRGEQQALGDRVRVMLTGKGIKSVAAAGFQAPGVVVSYTDDADIKSGKKFADQGLQIAAGVPLQCDEPADFQTFRIGLFGLEKLHNIERTVSTLEQALDEVLVH; translated from the coding sequence ATGTCAAAGCTATATCCCAGTATTGATCCTGAGGGGCTGGTCGAGTACTCGGTGGTCTACACCGACCGCTCGCTCAACCACATGTCGCAGTCATTTCAAGGCGTGATGAACAACATTTCCAGGACCCTGAAACAGGTCTACAACGCCCAGGCTGTTGCGGTAGTCCCGGGCAGCGGCACATTCGGCATGGAAGCGGTAGCGCGACAGTTGGCCACCGACCAGCAATGCCTGGTGATACGCAACGGCTGGTTCAGTTATCGCTGGAGCCAGATCCTCGAGATGGGCAACATCCCGGCGGCCACCACGGTGCTCAAAGCCCGACCAGTCGATACGGGGCGCCAGGCTGCCTACGGACCACCCCCTCTGGACGAAGTGCTGGCAGCCATTGAGGCTTCGAGGCCGCAGATTGTCTTTGCCCCCCACGTTGAAACCTCATCAGGGATTATCCTGCCCGATGACTACCTGCGGGCCGTCGGCGACGCCGTGCATGCGGTGGGCGGCCTGTTCGTGCTGGACTGCATCGCCTCAGGCACAATTTGGGTTGATATGCACAAGTGCGCAGTCGACCTGCTGATCAGCGCACCGCAGAAAGGCTGGAGCGCTTCCCCTTGCTGCGCCCTGGTGATGCTCAGTGCTTTGGCCCTCGAGCGCATCGAGCAGACCCAAAGCAGCAGCTTTGCCTGCGACCTGAAAAAGTGGCTTCAGATCATGCAGGCCTACGAACAGGGCGGACATGCCTACCATGCAACCATGCCCAGCGATTCCCTCGCGCGATTCAACGAAGTGATGAAAGAGATGCAAGCCTACGGTTTCGACAAGGTCCGCGGCGAACAACAGGCCCTGGGCGATCGGGTGCGCGTAATGTTGACCGGCAAAGGCATCAAAAGCGTGGCCGCAGCCGGCTTTCAGGCCCCTGGCGTAGTGGTGAGCTACACCGATGATGCCGACATCAAGAGCGGCAAGAAATTTGCCGATCAGGGCCTGCAGATCGCCGCCGGAGTGCCGTTGCAATGCGACGAGCCGGCCGACTTCCAGACCTTCCGCATCGGTCTGTTCGGTCTCGAAAAGTTGCACAATATCGAGCGCACGGTCAGCACCCTCGAGCAGGCACTGGACGAAGTGCTAGTGCACTAA
- a CDS encoding IS5 family transposase (programmed frameshift), whose translation MAKRYELSDEAWDVVAELFTESHGRGRPRLSDRLMLDGILWVLCSGAAWRDMPDYFGPWSTVYQRFRVWRNRGTFDQMLKRLHLKLNEKGLIDLQTWMIDSTAVRATRASSGAEKRGADEPADHALGRSRGGLTTKIHMLCDANGTPLRFLLSGGQASDINYAQPLLDDVSIPSGQRGRPRKRCKRLLADKGYDAEVLRRYCDQYRMQPVIPLRSMKRKPKPGLPRLFDRPKYRQRNIIERMFGWLKENRRIVTRFDKLAKSYAAMVSLACSMRCLRQLFSYRA comes from the exons ATGGCAAAGCGTTACGAACTCTCGGATGAGGCTTGGGATGTGGTCGCCGAGCTCTTCACCGAATCCCATGGCAGGGGGCGGCCCCGCCTAAGCGACCGCTTGATGCTCGACGGCATACTCTGGGTGCTCTGCTCGGGTGCGGCATGGCGAGATATGCCAGATTACTTCGGCCCGTGGTCAACGGTGTATCAACGGTTTCGGGTCTGGCGAAACCGGGGAACATTCGATCAGATGCTCAAACGCTTGCATCTGAAGCTGAACGAAAAAGGTCTGATTGATTTGCAAACCTGGATGATCGACTCGACAGCAGTACGCGCAACCCGAGCCTCATCTGGCGCT GAAAAAAGGGGGGCTGACGAGCCTGCCGATCACGCTCTAGGTCGCAGTCGCGGTGGCCTGACAACCAAAATCCACATGCTCTGCGACGCTAACGGGACACCGTTGCGTTTCCTCCTCTCTGGCGGTCAAGCCAGTGACATCAACTACGCACAGCCACTGCTGGACGATGTCAGCATTCCATCGGGCCAACGTGGCCGTCCGCGCAAACGCTGCAAACGGTTACTCGCCGACAAGGGCTATGACGCCGAGGTGTTACGCCGTTATTGCGACCAGTATCGAATGCAACCCGTCATCCCGCTGCGCTCGATGAAGCGCAAACCTAAGCCAGGTTTACCGAGGCTGTTTGATCGCCCCAAATACCGGCAGCGCAACATCATCGAGCGCATGTTTGGCTGGTTGAAAGAGAACCGCCGGATCGTGACACGCTTCGACAAGCTTGCGAAAAGCTATGCCGCCATGGTTTCGCTGGCTTGTTCCATGCGGTGTCTGCGACAGCTCTTTTCGTACAGAGCCTAG
- a CDS encoding OmpA family protein, producing the protein MTALFEMRIRVGGAPSSFGEFSALRDELAKLSHPACPDVDWAKVEQLCLTLFHDNGADLHTAASFALARSQRHGLEGMAQGVTLIEALCGEWPSVWPPMASVRLDILAWLFAQWQPLLRGLEMTTQTLPSLVRLDSELARLNAQLDRQTQVPQVPLQTLRHQVSALMQRLERNIYAGEMVPQPSRVPEPAFVMSVVILPVYPMLEVPSAASKTRKRRIALWLFALVATLVLAGGLGWFIASQQKLTAIDPVQLSSLSLFDAGSTVLKPGSTKVLINALANIKAQPGWLIEIVGHTDTTGNAEQNLQLSYARASAVRDWMQRMGDIPDNCFAVRGAAGRQPIAGNETASGRADNRRVDIRLVPQVEACMSAAQ; encoded by the coding sequence ATGACGGCGTTATTTGAAATGCGTATCCGGGTCGGCGGTGCCCCGAGCAGCTTTGGTGAGTTCTCCGCACTGCGTGACGAGTTGGCCAAACTGAGCCATCCGGCGTGCCCGGACGTCGACTGGGCCAAGGTCGAGCAACTGTGCCTGACGTTGTTCCACGACAACGGCGCAGATCTGCACACCGCTGCTTCTTTTGCACTGGCCCGCAGTCAGCGCCACGGTCTGGAAGGTATGGCGCAAGGGGTGACGCTGATAGAGGCGCTTTGCGGTGAATGGCCCAGCGTGTGGCCACCCATGGCCTCCGTGCGCCTGGACATCCTGGCCTGGCTGTTTGCTCAATGGCAGCCGTTGCTACGCGGCCTGGAAATGACGACACAGACGCTACCCTCGCTGGTGCGTCTGGACAGTGAGCTGGCACGTTTAAACGCGCAATTAGATCGTCAGACACAGGTTCCGCAGGTCCCGTTGCAGACGTTACGTCATCAGGTGAGCGCTCTGATGCAGCGTCTGGAGAGAAATATCTATGCAGGTGAAATGGTGCCGCAACCAAGTAGGGTTCCGGAGCCAGCCTTCGTGATGTCGGTGGTGATTCTGCCAGTCTACCCGATGCTAGAAGTGCCGTCTGCGGCTTCGAAAACCCGCAAACGCCGAATCGCCCTATGGCTATTTGCGTTGGTCGCCACCCTGGTCCTGGCAGGCGGTCTTGGCTGGTTTATCGCTTCACAACAAAAATTGACCGCGATTGATCCGGTGCAGTTGAGCAGCTTGTCGCTGTTCGATGCCGGTAGCACCGTGCTCAAGCCTGGATCGACCAAGGTGCTGATCAATGCCTTGGCTAACATCAAAGCCCAGCCAGGCTGGCTGATTGAGATCGTCGGGCACACCGACACCACGGGTAACGCGGAGCAGAACCTTCAACTGTCATACGCACGCGCCTCGGCAGTGCGCGACTGGATGCAGCGCATGGGCGACATTCCTGACAACTGCTTTGCGGTTCGGGGGGCGGCAGGCAGGCAACCGATTGCTGGCAATGAGACTGCGTCGGGACGAGCGGACAACCGCCGTGTGGATATCCGTCTGGTGCCGCAGGTAGAGGCTTGTATGAGTGCCGCACAGTGA
- the tssE gene encoding type VI secretion system baseplate subunit TssE translates to MSELNPSLYEMLLQNFDGELDLYRVREEDQHTLSVLDNLQRILNSRAGSISHLPDYGLPDMGLILQGLPAAAHGLMGTLKNTLLKYEPRLEAVNIELLPQTQPGHLEYALDAQLKGGERVTFATTLAPEGKVLVRHLRRQNYLSKP, encoded by the coding sequence GTGAGCGAGCTGAATCCTTCTCTCTACGAAATGCTGCTGCAAAACTTTGACGGTGAACTGGACCTGTACCGTGTCCGGGAGGAGGACCAGCATACCCTGTCGGTACTGGATAACCTGCAACGCATCCTCAACAGCCGAGCGGGATCGATCAGTCATTTGCCGGACTACGGCCTCCCGGATATGGGCCTGATCCTGCAAGGATTGCCCGCTGCTGCACATGGGCTGATGGGCACGCTGAAGAATACCTTGCTCAAGTACGAGCCTCGCCTGGAGGCAGTGAACATCGAGCTGCTGCCACAGACTCAACCCGGTCATCTGGAGTATGCCCTGGACGCACAACTGAAAGGGGGCGAACGGGTGACCTTCGCCACGACCCTGGCGCCCGAGGGGAAAGTGTTGGTGCGTCACTTGAGGCGGCAGAACTACCTGTCCAAGCCGTAA
- the tssJ gene encoding type VI secretion system lipoprotein TssJ codes for MSRTVFNLLKVALLGALLSGCGLTQTVTDGTASMAKAIFYKQVKVLHLDFTGRAAMNTDVTDMTGLSVPTVVRVYQLRDHKIMDKTTYDSVLSDADNLLRADLLEQHVLVVKPEEGMQLNVPMNKDAQFVTVVALFRTPDMQNNTWRLTVTRDDLDPDRARVIELGNNQLTLQPLEKE; via the coding sequence ATGTCGCGTACCGTTTTTAATCTATTGAAGGTGGCGCTGCTCGGTGCGTTATTGAGTGGGTGCGGGCTGACCCAGACCGTGACCGACGGCACCGCGTCCATGGCCAAGGCCATCTTCTACAAACAGGTAAAAGTCCTGCATCTGGACTTTACCGGCCGGGCAGCGATGAACACCGACGTGACTGACATGACGGGCTTATCCGTACCCACTGTCGTGCGGGTGTATCAACTGCGCGATCACAAAATCATGGACAAGACCACCTACGACAGCGTGTTGAGTGATGCTGACAACCTGCTGCGTGCTGATCTGTTGGAGCAGCATGTCCTGGTGGTGAAACCTGAAGAGGGTATGCAACTGAATGTACCCATGAACAAAGACGCTCAGTTTGTGACGGTGGTGGCGTTGTTTCGTACCCCCGACATGCAGAACAACACCTGGCGCCTGACGGTGACCCGCGATGACCTGGACCCGGACCGGGCACGAGTGATCGAACTGGGTAACAACCAGCTGACCCTGCAACCCCTGGAAAAGGAGTAA
- the tssG gene encoding type VI secretion system baseplate subunit TssG, which yields MEREPQSAYSRLKAAGLLQALDGRVAEANLYRFCQLLEQALPNHPTLGSTAHPADDPVRFRPDPGMGFPAGELKAIETDEEHPERPATVRTRLLGLYGVDSPMPTTFLDDIAQRREGHEALEAFLDIFNHRIFTQFYRIWRKYSYPATFEEGGSDATSQCLLGLIGLGIPGTAKQIATPISRFLALLSVMRLPTRNAEGISALVKLLAPNTTTRVTPHWPQKVPLAQPASLSITHPVSLSQGTPLGSVGFDANSQLHLALFTEDLIEACGWLPGNQLHNDLLVLLRVYLGWRCTAKLQLSLPMHSLPKPMLGGAPVLLGMTGVLGLGSEAWQVAEHDTITINLGRYQGLHSNPQYREALHVAYRF from the coding sequence ATGGAACGAGAACCACAGTCAGCGTATTCCCGGCTGAAAGCCGCTGGTTTACTGCAAGCGCTGGACGGACGGGTCGCGGAGGCCAACCTGTACCGTTTCTGTCAGTTGCTGGAACAGGCGCTGCCCAATCACCCAACCTTGGGGAGCACCGCTCACCCGGCGGATGACCCGGTGCGCTTTCGGCCCGATCCCGGCATGGGCTTTCCGGCGGGTGAACTGAAGGCCATCGAAACTGACGAAGAGCATCCCGAGCGTCCGGCGACGGTACGCACACGTCTGCTGGGCCTGTATGGCGTCGACTCGCCAATGCCGACGACGTTCCTGGACGACATCGCCCAACGCCGCGAAGGACATGAGGCACTGGAAGCGTTCCTGGATATATTCAACCACCGGATATTCACCCAGTTCTATCGCATCTGGCGCAAGTACTCCTACCCGGCAACGTTCGAAGAGGGCGGCAGCGATGCTACTTCGCAATGCCTGCTGGGGCTGATCGGTCTGGGGATACCCGGCACGGCCAAACAGATCGCCACGCCGATATCGCGCTTCCTGGCGCTGCTCAGCGTGATGCGCCTGCCGACGCGTAACGCCGAAGGCATTAGTGCGCTGGTCAAGCTGCTGGCCCCCAACACTACAACCCGAGTGACGCCGCACTGGCCACAGAAAGTGCCTCTGGCGCAGCCGGCCAGTTTGTCCATCACTCACCCGGTGAGCTTATCCCAGGGTACGCCGTTGGGCAGCGTCGGTTTTGATGCCAACAGTCAGTTGCACCTGGCACTGTTCACCGAGGACCTGATTGAGGCGTGTGGCTGGTTGCCGGGCAATCAACTGCACAACGATTTGTTGGTGCTGCTGCGGGTGTACCTTGGCTGGCGTTGTACTGCGAAATTGCAGCTGTCGCTGCCGATGCACAGCCTGCCCAAACCGATGCTTGGCGGCGCGCCCGTGCTGCTGGGCATGACCGGTGTTCTGGGCCTGGGCAGCGAGGCCTGGCAGGTCGCAGAACACGACACCATCACCATCAACCTGGGCCGATACCAAGGCCTGCACAGCAACCCCCAGTACAGAGAGGCACTGCATGTCGCGTACCGTTTTTAA